A single region of the Agromyces sp. Leaf222 genome encodes:
- a CDS encoding exodeoxyribonuclease VII small subunit, with product MPPTTDVSELSYEQARDELVQVVSELEQGSATLEHSLALWERGEALAARCEEWLVGAKARLDAARTAAASGASGRAAASDEGSL from the coding sequence ATGCCCCCCACCACGGATGTCTCCGAGCTGAGCTACGAGCAGGCGCGCGACGAACTCGTGCAGGTCGTCTCCGAGCTCGAGCAGGGCTCGGCGACCCTCGAGCACTCCCTCGCCCTCTGGGAACGCGGCGAGGCGCTCGCCGCGCGCTGCGAAGAATGGCTCGTCGGCGCGAAGGCCAGGCTCGACGCGGCGCGCACCGCTGCGGCGAGCGGCGCGAGCGGCCGTGCCGCGGCATCCGACGAGGGTTCGCTCTGA
- the xseA gene encoding exodeoxyribonuclease VII large subunit, translated as MTDATATRDAPWPVSTLSGKLKDWIERLGMVWVEGEITQWGGSGGNVYGKLKDLEADATISFTMWSSVRAKLTEQFKQGDHAVLLVKPTWWVKGGSLSFQVYDMKHVGLGDLLERLERLRATLAAEGLFAASRKRPLPFLPGVVGLITGRDSDAEKDVLRNARLRWPAVEFRTIHATVQGDRTPTEVAAAIRRLDADPEVEVIIIARGGGDFQNLLGFSDERVVRAAAEATTPIVSAIGHEADRPLLDEVADLRASTPTDAAKRVIPDVGEELARVDQVRARLGMRLSSILTREIDRIGHLRMRPVLADGAWIVDRRAEELTRWVARGSELVDRHIERQTSRIGELRGHLRALSPQATLDRGYAIVQGPDGHVVHDAAGAPAGTGLTITLAAGTIGAESLGPLDAGATPHAPGHAIGDALAPSSPTGSAADEPVSGAE; from the coding sequence ATGACGGATGCCACGGCGACCCGTGATGCCCCGTGGCCGGTCTCGACCCTGTCGGGCAAGCTCAAGGACTGGATCGAACGGCTCGGCATGGTCTGGGTCGAGGGCGAGATCACCCAGTGGGGCGGCTCCGGCGGCAACGTCTACGGCAAGCTGAAGGACCTCGAGGCCGACGCGACGATCTCGTTCACGATGTGGTCGTCGGTGCGGGCGAAGCTCACCGAGCAGTTCAAGCAGGGCGATCACGCCGTGCTGCTCGTCAAGCCCACGTGGTGGGTCAAGGGCGGGTCGCTCTCGTTCCAGGTGTACGACATGAAGCACGTCGGCCTCGGCGACCTGCTCGAACGCCTCGAGCGCCTGCGCGCGACCCTCGCTGCAGAGGGCCTGTTCGCGGCATCCCGCAAGCGACCGCTGCCGTTCCTGCCCGGCGTGGTCGGCCTCATCACCGGTCGCGACAGCGACGCCGAGAAAGACGTGCTGCGCAACGCACGCCTGCGCTGGCCGGCCGTCGAGTTCCGCACGATCCACGCGACCGTGCAGGGCGACCGCACGCCGACCGAGGTGGCCGCGGCGATCAGGCGGCTCGACGCCGACCCAGAGGTCGAGGTCATCATCATCGCCCGCGGCGGCGGCGACTTCCAGAACCTGCTCGGGTTCAGCGACGAGCGCGTCGTGCGCGCGGCGGCCGAGGCCACCACTCCGATCGTGTCGGCGATCGGTCACGAGGCCGATCGGCCGCTCCTCGACGAGGTCGCCGACCTCCGGGCCTCCACCCCGACCGATGCCGCGAAGCGCGTCATCCCCGACGTCGGCGAGGAGCTCGCCAGGGTCGATCAGGTGCGCGCGCGTCTCGGCATGCGCCTCTCGTCGATCCTGACCCGCGAGATCGACCGCATCGGGCACCTCCGCATGCGCCCGGTGCTGGCCGACGGCGCGTGGATCGTCGACCGCCGCGCTGAAGAGCTCACGCGGTGGGTGGCCCGCGGGTCCGAGCTCGTCGACCGCCACATCGAGCGGCAGACCTCGCGCATCGGCGAGCTGCGCGGGCACCTCCGCGCGCTCTCGCCGCAGGCGACCCTCGACCGCGGCTACGCGATCGTGCAGGGCCCCGACGGGCACGTCGTGCACGATGCGGCGGGCGCACCGGCCGGCACCGGCCTCACCATCACCCTCGCCGCGGGCACGATCGGCGCCGAGTCGCTCGGCCCCCTCGACGCGGGAGCCACGCCGCACGCGCCAGGGCACGCGATCGGCGACGCGCTCGCGCCGTCGTCACCCACCGGGTCTGCGGCCGACGAACCTGTCAGCGGCGCCGAATAG
- a CDS encoding aspartate ammonia-lyase, whose translation MVDNTADYRIEHDTMGEVRVPATALYRAQTQRAVENFPISGKGLEPAQIAALARIKKAAAQANAQLGVLDGAIADAIVAAADEVIAGTHGFVEHFPVDTYQTGSGTSSNMNMNEVLATVATQKLGAEVHPNDHVNASQSSNDVFPTSVHIAVTAALIDDLIPALDHLAVALEAKAEAWAEVVKSGRTHLMDATPVTLGQEFGGYARQIRLGIERVRTALPRVAEVPLGGTAVGTGINTPAGFPQLVIEILQRETELPITEAADHFEAQANRDGLVDASGALRTIAVSLTKICNDIRWMGSGPNTGLGELHIPDLQPGSSIMPGKVNPVIPEAVLMVAARVIGNDATVAWAGASGSFELNVQIPVMGTALLESIRLLSNASRVLADKTVDGLEANLERLTALAGMSPSIVTPLNKLIGYEAAAKIAKHSVKQGVTVREAVIELGYVERGDLTEAQLDTALDLLSMTRPPQAK comes from the coding sequence TTGGTCGACAACACCGCCGACTACCGCATCGAACACGACACCATGGGTGAGGTGCGGGTCCCCGCCACCGCCCTGTACCGTGCGCAGACGCAGCGCGCCGTCGAGAACTTCCCGATCTCGGGCAAGGGCCTCGAGCCGGCGCAGATCGCCGCGCTCGCGCGCATCAAGAAGGCCGCCGCGCAGGCCAACGCCCAGCTCGGCGTGCTCGACGGCGCCATCGCCGACGCCATCGTCGCGGCCGCCGACGAGGTCATCGCCGGCACGCACGGCTTCGTCGAGCACTTCCCGGTCGACACGTACCAGACCGGGTCGGGCACGTCGTCGAACATGAACATGAACGAGGTCCTCGCGACCGTCGCGACGCAGAAGCTCGGTGCAGAGGTGCATCCGAACGACCACGTCAACGCGTCGCAGTCCTCGAACGACGTGTTCCCGACCTCGGTGCACATCGCCGTCACCGCAGCACTCATCGACGACCTGATCCCCGCGCTCGACCACCTCGCCGTGGCCCTCGAAGCCAAGGCCGAGGCATGGGCCGAGGTCGTCAAGTCGGGCCGCACGCACCTCATGGACGCCACGCCCGTGACGCTCGGCCAGGAGTTCGGGGGCTACGCACGCCAGATCCGTCTCGGCATCGAGCGCGTGCGCACCGCGCTCCCCCGCGTCGCGGAGGTCCCGCTCGGCGGCACCGCCGTCGGCACCGGCATCAACACGCCCGCCGGCTTCCCGCAGCTCGTCATCGAGATCCTGCAGCGCGAGACCGAGCTGCCGATCACCGAGGCGGCCGACCACTTCGAGGCGCAGGCCAACCGCGACGGCCTCGTCGACGCCTCGGGCGCGCTGCGCACGATCGCCGTCAGCCTCACGAAGATCTGCAACGACATCCGGTGGATGGGCTCCGGCCCGAACACGGGTCTCGGCGAACTGCACATCCCCGACCTGCAGCCCGGCTCGTCGATCATGCCGGGCAAGGTCAACCCCGTGATCCCCGAGGCGGTGCTCATGGTCGCCGCGCGCGTCATCGGCAACGACGCGACGGTCGCGTGGGCCGGCGCCTCCGGCTCGTTCGAGCTCAACGTGCAGATCCCCGTCATGGGCACCGCGCTGCTCGAGTCGATCCGCCTGCTGTCGAACGCGTCGCGCGTGCTCGCCGACAAGACCGTCGACGGGCTCGAGGCCAACCTCGAGCGACTCACGGCCCTCGCCGGCATGTCGCCCTCGATCGTCACGCCACTCAACAAGCTCATCGGCTACGAGGCCGCGGCGAAGATCGCGAAGCACTCGGTCAAGCAGGGCGTCACGGTTCGCGAGGCCGTCATCGAGCTCGGCTACGTCGAGCGAGGCGACCTCACCGAAGCGCAGCTCGACACCGCGCTCGACCTGCTGTCGATGACGCGTCCGCCGCAGGCGAAGTAG
- a CDS encoding DUF4245 domain-containing protein: MAEPAQGRVVAELGRPETPEETAARKAKNSREYRERKTTRNLVYALLASLAVVLVIVLAVPRSDEPMHADVDVAAIAEQAQAGSEEPLAVPDLPEGWSANAAELRRSQTDGITAWYTGYLTPSGEFIGLSQGLDANATWSADLLARTLATGTVQIDGVDWTVYDNRDSSDDLGNARYGLTTEAGSTVFVLVGTATDAEFATLASAIADTVQAQQ; the protein is encoded by the coding sequence ATGGCCGAGCCGGCACAGGGGCGCGTCGTCGCCGAACTCGGGCGGCCGGAGACCCCAGAAGAGACCGCCGCCCGTAAGGCGAAGAACTCGCGCGAATATCGCGAGCGCAAGACCACCCGCAACCTCGTCTACGCCCTGCTCGCGAGCCTCGCCGTCGTGCTCGTGATCGTGCTCGCGGTGCCGCGCAGCGACGAGCCGATGCACGCCGACGTCGATGTCGCGGCGATCGCCGAGCAGGCGCAGGCCGGCAGCGAAGAACCGCTCGCCGTGCCCGACCTGCCAGAGGGCTGGAGCGCGAACGCCGCAGAACTGCGTCGCAGCCAGACCGACGGCATCACCGCCTGGTACACCGGCTACCTCACGCCGAGCGGCGAGTTCATCGGCCTTTCCCAGGGCCTCGACGCGAACGCCACCTGGTCCGCCGACCTGCTGGCGCGCACCCTCGCGACCGGCACCGTGCAGATCGACGGCGTCGACTGGACCGTCTACGACAACCGCGACTCGAGCGACGACCTCGGCAACGCCCGCTACGGGCTCACGACCGAGGCGGGCAGCACGGTCTTCGTGCTCGTCGGCACCGCGACCGACGCCGAATTCGCGACCCTGGCCTCCGCCATCGCCGACACCGTGCAGGCGCAGCAGTGA
- a CDS encoding carbonic anhydrase, whose translation MTESPARPTSPAETWRELRRGNERFVSGEPQHPRQDVERRSSLTEGQRPLVAIFGCSDSRLAAEIIFDVGLGDAFVVRNAGQVISSSVVGSLEYAVGVLNVPLIVVLGHDACGAVKAAITSQTADAEPLPAHIAGLIASIIPSVRRVAGGDPEAPIDDAKVDAGYVGREHLRATVSRLLEESEMISDAIAAGTLAIVGANYRLSQGLVDTDVVVGHI comes from the coding sequence GTGACCGAATCTCCCGCCCGCCCCACCTCTCCGGCCGAGACCTGGCGTGAACTGCGCCGCGGCAACGAGCGCTTCGTCTCGGGCGAACCCCAGCACCCCCGGCAAGACGTCGAGCGCCGCTCGTCGCTCACCGAGGGCCAGCGCCCGCTCGTCGCCATCTTCGGTTGCAGCGACTCCCGGCTCGCGGCCGAGATCATCTTCGACGTCGGCCTCGGCGACGCGTTCGTCGTGCGCAACGCCGGCCAGGTGATCTCCTCGTCGGTCGTCGGCTCGCTCGAGTACGCGGTCGGCGTGCTGAACGTGCCGCTCATCGTCGTGCTCGGCCACGACGCCTGCGGAGCGGTCAAGGCGGCGATCACCTCGCAGACCGCCGACGCCGAGCCGCTGCCCGCGCACATCGCCGGGCTCATCGCCAGCATCATCCCCTCGGTCCGACGCGTCGCCGGCGGCGACCCCGAGGCGCCGATCGACGACGCGAAGGTCGATGCGGGCTACGTCGGGCGCGAGCACCTGCGCGCGACCGTGTCGCGCCTGCTCGAGGAGTCCGAGATGATCAGCGACGCGATCGCAGCGGGTACGCTGGCCATCGTGGGCGCGAACTACCGCCTCTCCCAGGGACTGGTCGACACCGACGTCGTCGTCGGTCACATCTGA